The segment ATCTGTGGAACTACTGGTGAATCTTCTACAATGTCAGATGCAGAAAGAAGAGAAGCTATAAAATTTACAATAGAGAAAGTTAATGGTCGTATCCCTGTTATAGCTGGTACTGGAAGTAATAATACTAGTTATTCTATTGAACTTAGTAAATATGCTGAAGAGGTTGGTGCTGATGGATTATTAGTAGTAACTCCTTACTACAATAAGACTTCACAAAAAGGATTAAAAGAACATTTCTTAGCAATTGCTGATAGTGTAAATACACCTATTATATTATATAACGTACCTGGAAGAACAAGCGTAAATATATTACCTAAAACTGTAGCTGAACTTTCAAGTCATAAAAACATTAAAGCTATAAAAGAAGCTAGTGGAGATTTAAGTCAAGTTACTGAAATTGCTAGATTATGTCCTAAAGACTTTTATATATACTCTGGAAATGATGACATAGTAGTACCTACATTATCTGTAGGAGGTAAAGGAGTTATATCTGTTGTAGCAAATATTTTACCAAAAGAAACTCATGATATGGTTACAGCTTACTTAAACGGTGAAGTTGATAAGGCAAGAGAACTTCAATTAAAACTTAAAAACCTTGTAGACTGCTTATTCATAGAGCCTAACCCTATTCCTGTTAAAACAGCTATGAATCTAATGGGTATGCAAGTAGGTAGTTTAAGACTTCCTTTAACCTCAATGTCTGAAAGTAATCTTGAAATACTGTCTAACAGCATGAAAGACTATGGTTTATTATAAGGAGGTAATGTAATGTTAAAGTTAATCCTTTGTGGTTGTAATGGAAAGATGGGTCAAGTCATTACCCAAGTAGTAGATGAAAATAATAATTTTGAAATAGTTGCAGGAATAGACACATGGCTGGGTATAGATAACAAGTATCCAGTATATGAGGACATAAACAAGTTTTCTGGAGAAGCTGATGCTATAATTGATTTTTCTAATCCTGCCTCTCTTCCAAGCTTACTAAAATACTCTACTGAAAAGAAAGTCCCATTAGTAATTGCTTCAACAGGATACTCTAATGAGGAAATTGAAAGTATTAAAGAAGCTTCAAAAAATGTTCCTATACTATATTCAGGAAATATGTCTTTAGGAATAAATATTTTGATTAATTTAGTAAAAAAAGCTGCTTCAGCTTTAGAAGGGTTCGATATTGAAATAATTGAGAAGCATCATAATAAAAAAATAGATGCTCCAAGTGGTACAGCTTATATGATAGCTAATGCTATAAATGAAGAACTTAATAATTCTAAAAACTTTACATTTGGTAGAGAAGGAAACGATTCAAAAAGACAACCAGATGAAATAGGAATCCATGCTGTAAGAGGTGGAACTATAGTAGGTGAACATTCAGTTATATTTGCAGGACTAGATGAAATAGTT is part of the Gottschalkia purinilytica genome and harbors:
- the dapA gene encoding 4-hydroxy-tetrahydrodipicolinate synthase: MKLFEGSGVAIVTPFSDKGIDFNKLSELIEFHIENQTDAIIICGTTGESSTMSDAERREAIKFTIEKVNGRIPVIAGTGSNNTSYSIELSKYAEEVGADGLLVVTPYYNKTSQKGLKEHFLAIADSVNTPIILYNVPGRTSVNILPKTVAELSSHKNIKAIKEASGDLSQVTEIARLCPKDFYIYSGNDDIVVPTLSVGGKGVISVVANILPKETHDMVTAYLNGEVDKARELQLKLKNLVDCLFIEPNPIPVKTAMNLMGMQVGSLRLPLTSMSESNLEILSNSMKDYGLL
- the dapB gene encoding 4-hydroxy-tetrahydrodipicolinate reductase, producing MLKLILCGCNGKMGQVITQVVDENNNFEIVAGIDTWLGIDNKYPVYEDINKFSGEADAIIDFSNPASLPSLLKYSTEKKVPLVIASTGYSNEEIESIKEASKNVPILYSGNMSLGINILINLVKKAASALEGFDIEIIEKHHNKKIDAPSGTAYMIANAINEELNNSKNFTFGREGNDSKRQPDEIGIHAVRGGTIVGEHSVIFAGLDEIVEIKHTAMSKRIFAVGSVNAAKFIADKSPGLYSMDDLFNEN